The following coding sequences are from one Planifilum fulgidum window:
- a CDS encoding transposase: MFRTNPSREFQPETVNIEDLVPQDHLLRKINETIDFSFIAEKCRPLYCQDNGRPCIDPVMLFKMLLIGYLYGIRSERRLIEEIRVNIA, from the coding sequence ATGTTCAGGACGAACCCATCCAGGGAATTTCAACCCGAAACAGTCAACATAGAAGACCTTGTTCCCCAAGATCACTTGCTTAGAAAAATCAATGAAACCATCGACTTTTCGTTTATCGCGGAAAAATGCCGCCCCTTGTATTGTCAAGATAATGGGCGTCCTTGCATCGATCCGGTCATGCTGTTCAAAATGCTTTTGATCGGTTATTTGTACGGAATTCGTTCGGAAAGACGCCTCATTGAGGAAATCCGGGTCAACATCGCC